Proteins found in one Mangifera indica cultivar Alphonso chromosome 15, CATAS_Mindica_2.1, whole genome shotgun sequence genomic segment:
- the LOC123197709 gene encoding zinc finger protein ZAT4-like, whose protein sequence is MDSAHEEVEHKKSKVGSEDNGHIGYGLRENPKKSWRFSGFKEVNTSTSAAAASASSMEENQCKVCGKEFVSMKALYGHMRHHSGSKRGRIQCKECEKSFLSLKSLTNHMRVHSQKLRLHNVQSETNSSSSRQDLVVEGLYAKKKRSKRIRRYNSSNSSSISSLNESLPSFTEIDDQEVEQVAVCLMMLSRGVHDWGKLHSFNGFSDDDDDACASDSLTVLYEQIEKNDEFEVCVEKSNKGSSEFEMPKLDNESEFVSYDTEIEKEIVLKLKFESNSPSKKVKFDACDSETGVDSEMVDDSGEKCSTKCKICNKFFHSGQALGGHQKKHGIKKGCKAQKTDSWEDQNQTGAWPKTEPDCKLVKLECIKNLTEGSKASGAAVIKEHKCPICFKVFISGQALGGHKRAHFLKNPETRPQEIPMSQGQCSISGEMDIDIPMQWRCWLQAMVD, encoded by the coding sequence ATGGATTCAGCTCATGAAGAGGTAGAACACAAGAAAAGCAAAGTGGGTTCTGAAGATAATGGTCACATTGGTTATGGCTTGAGAGAAAACCCCAAGAAATCTTGGAGATTTTCAGGCTTTAAAGAAGTCAATACTTCTACTTCTGCTGCGGCTGCTTCTGCTTCTTCAATGGAGGAAAACCAATGTAAAGTGTGTGGTAAAGAGTTTGTCTCAATGAAAGCGCTTTATGGGCACATGAGGCATCACTCTGGGAGTAAGAGGGGAAGAATTCAGTGCAAAGAATGTGAAAAATCGTTTCTTTCATTGAAATCTCTGACCAACCATATGAGGGTACACTCTCAGAAGTTGAGGCTTCATAATGTTCAATCAGAAACTAATAGTTCAAGTTCAAGGCAGGATCTTGTTGTGGAAGGCTTATATGCAAAGAAGAAGAGATCAAAAAGAATTAGAAGGTACAATTCTAgtaattcaagttcaatttcTAGCTTGAACGAATCTTTGCCATCTTTTACTGAAATTGATGATCAAGAAGTAGAACAAGTGGCTGTTTGTTTGATGATGTTGTCTAGGGGAGTTCACGATTGGGGTAAATTGCATTCATTTAATGGGTtttcagatgatgatgatgatgcttgTGCTTCAGATTCTTTAACCGTTTTGTATGAGCAGATTGAAAAGaatgatgaatttgaagttTGTGTTGAGAAGTCCAACAAGGGCAGTAGTGAATTTGAGATGCCTAAACTGGATAATGAATCTGAgtttgtatcatatgatactgagattgaaaaagaaattgtgcttaaactgaaatttgagtcaaattctcCAAGCAAGAAAGTCAAATTTGATGCTTGTGATTCCGAAACTGGGGTTGATTCTGAAATGGTGGATGATTCTGGTGAGAAATGCAGCACCAAGTGTAAGATCTGCAACAAATTTTTCCATTCTGGCCAAGCACTTGGAGGCCACCAAAAGAAGCATGGCATAAAAAAAGGCTGCAAGGCACAGAAGACTGATAGCTGGGAAGACCAGAACCAGACTGGGGCATGGCCTAAAACTGAACCTGATTGCAAGCTTGTGAAGCTTGAATGCATCAAGAATCTAACGGAGGGCAGCAAAGCCAGTGGGGCAGCTGTTATTAAGGAGCATAAATGCCCCATCTGCTTTAAAGTGTTCATATCAGGCCAAGCATTGGGTGGCCATAAGAGGGCTCACTTTCTGAAGAACCCTGAAACTAGGCCTCAAGAGATTCCAATGAGCCAAGGCCAGTGTAGCATCTCTGGGGAAATGGATATTGATATCCCTATGCAATGGAGATGTTGGCTTCAAGCAATGGTGGACTGA
- the LOC123197849 gene encoding uncharacterized protein LOC123197849 gives MIHKRHFADEDSFEFPCKHPKLCDYANHLAPIVDFNPPNDTGLEPQTSGTSSGISRFLWESSSIAEADAKIEAALHLSFLPEYFAPQHQLRALLQSEETYSSLLEAPPLIPVSIGPEHQADVPEWNPRGSKSFVDNLNAPGHQVELSPSLDFKLLVDDGDEEKLMGTCIISMPAYETSANYCFERCGTRNDCKCIDRDSIDCVRQHVMEAREKLRGNLGEKIFEELGFCEMGEEVSKRWTGEEEQTFHEVVLSNPASMGKNFWNHLSLAFPFRTKRDLVSYYYNVFMLQKRADQNRFDPQNVDSDNDEWYISEHEADVVEEDEDSGVESPTNLDVPTCQEYQAEDCHDDIEGEYELDDFKDGAQAVCAVATDEDEGDVDDISVGVKKSFGDSGGNIDLHFLSKIQSSCRDEDGVQDDSCTSCEFEQIESCDPLYTKGTDQKQSNQD, from the exons ATGATTCACAAAAGACATTTTGCTGATGAGGATTCTTTTGAGTTTCCTTGTAAGCACCCAAAACTATGTGACTACGCCAATCACCTTGCTCCTATCGTGGATTTCAATCCTCCCAATGATACTGGTCTGGAACCTCAAACTTCAG GTACTTCTAGTGGCATTTCTCGATTTCTGTGGGAAAGCAGCAGTATTGCTGAAGCGGATGCTAAGATTGAGGCAGCTTTGCATCTGTCATTTTTACCTGAATATTTTGCTCCTCAACACCAGCTAAGAGCTTTGCTTCAATCCGAGGAGACTTATTCATCTCTTCTCGAAGCTCCTCCTCTGATTCCAGTTTCTATTGGACCTGAGCATCAAGCAGATGTTCCTGAATGGAACCCAAGGGGCTCAAAGAGCTTTGTAGATAATCTCAATGCACCAGGCCATCAAGTTGAACTTTCACCTTCATTGGATTTTAAGCTCCTTGTTGACGATGGTGATGAGGAGAAGTTGATGGGTACTTGTATCATTTCAATGCCTGCTTACGAAACGTCTGCCAATTATTGCTTTGAAAGATGTGGAACCAGAAATGATTGTAAATGTATTGATAGGGATTCTATTGATTGTGTCAGACAACATGTTATGGAAGCCAGAGAAAAACTTAGGGGAAACCTTGGGGAAAAGATATTTGAGGAATTAGGCTTCTGTGAAATGGGAGAGGAGGTCTCAAAGAGATGGACTGGAGAGGAAGAGCAAACATTCCATGAGGTTGTCTTGTCTAACCCTGCATCAATGGGGAAGAATTTCTGGAACCATCTTTCATTGGCTTTCCCCTTCCGTACAAAAAGGGACCTTGTCAGCTATTATTACAATGTATTTATGCTGCAAAAACGTGCTGATCAAAACAGGTTTGACCCGCAAAATGTAGACAGTGATAATGATGAATGGTATATAAGTGAACATGAAGCTGATGTGGTAGAGGAAGATGAGGACTCTGGTGTTGAATCTCCAACTAATCTTGATGTTCCCACTTGTCAGGAGTATCAAGCGGAGGATTGCCATGATGACATTGAGGGTGAGTATGAGCTAGATGATTTCAAGGATGGTGCTCAGGCTGTCTGTGCAGTTGCAACTGATGAAGATGAGGGAGATGTGGATGATATATCTGTAGGTGTTAAGAAATCCTTTGGTGACTCTGGTGGCAATATTGACTTACATTTTTTGAGTAAAATTCAAAGCAGTTGCAGGGATGAGGATGGTGTACAAGATGATTCATGTACATCATGTGAATTCGAGCAAATTGAAAGCTGTGATCCACTTTATACTAAAGGGACTGATCAGAAGCAGTCTAATCAAGATTGA